In Carassius carassius chromosome 46, fCarCar2.1, whole genome shotgun sequence, the following proteins share a genomic window:
- the LOC132129219 gene encoding polycomb group protein ASXL1-like isoform X4 has translation MKDKQKRKKERTWAEAARMVLENFSDAPMTPKQILHVIQTKGLKEMRSGTAPLACLVTMLHSQVRGDRVKNSIFFKLPGRMSLFTLKKNALQWTKSPTANESGDGTGTPTASTTSTVEGAEQESCDSTETAAASGENDASVDETSSSASCSTEPQTRLSRSSQSGRQRKKAVMMPRVVLTPLKVNGEHVPSGPMKRNRGGVEVDFETPGSILVNTNIRALINTRTFAAFPPHSQQQLLQLLPEVDRQVGPDGLARLSSSALNNEFFTHASQSWKERLAEGEFTHEMQVRFRQEMEKEKKVEAWKEKFFEEYHGQRSGLTREEALKLTMSDAGDVAGAVLNSDSATVATPKRRSVGRRRREGRIRRRSRADLRRRARRTLCKTTTAAVPSAETTESTATPDVEPSVASPVPEATAVQGEVVLQTDFGLEAPEENLSAEAVPSPAPVPTPPPTSTSSTCDEPEVSTDLLPEVPEPAVVSTSSPSSSSSSTSSSSSSPSSSPSSASERQTFAASSDSSSSSSSSTAAVATDPLDDGASVITTGTAGTGASSRESSPAASPATASPAIQLKEQKRRPDESQAFTSFPEKRARMDERQSFRNTVDCVHSEKPQPTTEEPKVPPIRIQLSRIKPPWVKGPPTYQICPRIVPPSEGSRRSGTGARTLADIKARAQQARAQREAAAAVAASGDGGGPGGSGPGGGLGIPDRSSGRRSREHPGPVEPGGGGGRRGRVDLEEQESPASSHSSGPQLQLSSVDSADRPQTSTPLTEPSPSSVSSNPSLPPSESPKTLTLSPTATDSSASQDQVEEICGVEEVTACPSDEASEQTLDTPVPTPSEPESFCSHQEMRGEEAESNESRTNTPVCTSASNDAVSLVPTSIPDSVPRFGAQGVDVIRTLAASSQPWEGDKNGVEHHPGTTGVIQHGSDLKIPKDTLITVRNGWVESSEEHSMREGMLQVHKNGGDEDDDGKYESASLPGLQSNGGEEDTGAHSDSTETASDFENEAQDDETVDWHGTQMNSNGMQAQITKSQNQPVIQNSSRLTSSVVNTPQHQQPVIQAHISNPNHTQTVIQARFPNGVSNQPVIHSHKQHPINPQAINHAQDQITTAPSQAQMQAYLTQTERDQSRNLRLNDNSNGVKLFVSTEDDTKPLSRGPGEDFVLKNSAVPPIGRRVQGSSRPVSSVEANNPLVTQLLQGSLPLEKVLQQPHLVSKLEINRLPGAPAGNSASRQPPRNLGPSFRGPSDAGGSIETGGSDFQHKAPSIRVSPGPGRNFGTSPPGSIPSRTACLFEEASPRSANVQFTSQQPGGAMLSGAVPVITSLPSNSSARTSIDVNSQNAPVYESAVIKEHPGPLPPRGETPERPAGFQQHPNHLSQSVCRTAPDAPSPPHGDLCPSEVVPTIKINWRPSKPQPHQIYQQPLSPVGTVKNEVLPRPSCQQALTKNSPAPNGGNTSVVITKKEPLDNFHGGGGAMEGLINMEMSLVRMAKKEQVKNPYARQVETSASPISSSPSSSASSLPYQLYGKLPKLQQSGGNGGSSSSFSYTANVSVVDSSGFSRSLADGVLQLRPRVSVGNSGGPGATLSIQAFADSAAEEVALKCSCRLKAMIMCQGCGAFCHDDCIGPSKLCVSCLVVR, from the exons TCAGGGAGACAGAGGAAGAAAGCTGTGATGATGCCCCGTGTAGTGCTCACTCCTCTCAAGGTCAACGGTGAACACGTCCCATCAG GTCCAATGAAAAGGAATCGAGGGGGTGTGGAGGTGGATTTTGAGACTCCAGGCTCCATACTAGTTAACACCAACATTCGTGCTCTAATCAACACACGCACCTTTGCTGCTTTTCCTCCACACTCCCAGCAGCAACTGCTCCAGCTTTTACCAGAGGTGGACAGACAG GTTGGCCCCGATGGCCTTGCTCGGCTAAGCAGCTCAGCCCTCAATAATGAATTCTTCACTCATGCGTCCCAGAGCTGGAAAGAGCGTCTAGCTGAGG GTGAGTTCACACATGAGATGCAGGTTCGCTTTAGGCAAGAGATGGAAAAGGAGAAGAAAGTAGAAGCATGGAAAGAGAAATTCTTTGAGGAGTACCATGGTCAAAG GTCTGGGTTGACGAGAGAAGAGGCATTAAAGCTCACAATGAGTGATGCTGGAGATGTTGCCGGTGCAGTTCTTAACTCTGATTCTGCTACAGTGGCTACACCCAAGAGGCGAAGTGTTGGAAGAAGACGGAGGGAAGGCCGTATCAGACGGCGTTCACGGGCTGACCTCAGGCGCAGGGCTCGGCGCACACTTTGCAAAACTACAACAGCAGCTGTACCTTCAGCTGAGACAACAGAAAGCACTGCAACTCCAGATGTTGAACCATCAGTTGCATCACCAGTCCCAGAAGCAACAGCAGTTCAGGGAGAGGTGGTCCTTCAAACAGACTTCGGACTGGAAGCTCCAGAAGAAAACCTTTCTGCAGAGGCAGTCCCCTCCCCTGCTCCTGTACCCACACCTCCTCCAACTTCTACAAGCTCAACCTGCGATGAACCAGAAGTCTCCACTGACCTGTTGCCTGAAGTACCTGAACCAGCTGTTGTATCCACCTCGTCtccttcctcatcctcctcttcaacatcatcatcatcatcatcgcccTCTTCTTCTCCCTCCTCGGCCTCAGAAAGACAGACTTTTGCTGCAAGCTCAgattcctcttcttcctcttcctcctccactgCTGCTGTTGCCACTGACCCGCTGGATGATGGGGCTTCGGTCATTACCACTGGTACAGCAGGCACTGGCGCAAGCAGCCGGGAGAGCAGCCCTGCAGCCAGTCCTGCCACAGCAAGTCCAGCAATTCAGCTCAAGGAGCAGAAGAGAAGACCAGATGAGTCCCAGGCCTTCACCAGCTTTCCCGAGAAAAGGGCGCGGATGGATGAGCGTCAGTCCTTTCGTAACACAGTTGACTGTGTGCACTCAGAAAAGCCACAACCTACAACAGAGGAGCCCAAGGTCCCACCTATACGG ATACAGCTCTCCCGGATCAAACCGCCCTGGGTCAAAGGGCCGCCAACGTACCAAATCTGTCCCCGCATCGTCCCCCCCAGCGAAGGGTCGCGGCGCTCTGGGACAGGGGCTCGCACCCTGGCGGACATCAAGGCCCGTGCCCAGCAAGCCCGTGCCCAGCGGGAAGCCGCTGCTGCTGTTGCAGCCTCTGGGGATGGGGGAGGGCCTGGGGGGAGCGGCCCGGGGGGTGGTCTTGGGATACCGGATCGCTCCAGCGGGAGGCGTTCGAGAGAGCACCCAGGTCCAGTTGaaccaggaggaggaggaggcagaCGAGGAAGAGTTGATTTGGAGGAGCAGGAATCGCCTGCGAGCTCTCATTCGTCTGGACCACAACTACAGCTATCCAGTGTAGATTCAGCAGACAGGCCTCAAACCTCCACCCCACTGACCGAACCATCTCCTTCCTCTGTGTCTTCAAACCCATCTCTACCACCATCAGAGTCTCCGAAAACACTTACACTATCACCTACTGCAACCGACAGCTCTGCTTCTCAGGATCAGGTGGAAGAGATTTGTGGAGTGGAAGAGGTGACTGCCTGCCCAAGTGATGAAGCCTCAGAGCAGACCTTAGACACCCCAGTGCCTACACCAAGTGAACCGGAGTCTTTTTGCAGTCACCAAGAGATGAGAGGTGAGGAGGCAGAGTCCAATGAGAGCAGAACAAATACCCCTGTTTGCACCTCAGCATCAAATGATGCTGTTTCTTTAGTGCCCACCTCTATACCAGACTCTGTGCCCAGATTTGGTGCCCAGGGTGTGGATGTCATCAGGACTTTGGCAGCTTCTTCTCAACCCTGGGAAGGTGACAAGAATGGTGTTGAGCATCACCCAGGGACAACTGGAGTTATCCAGCATGGCTCAGACTTGAAAATACCCAAAGATACACTTATTACAGTCCGAAATGGATGGGTAGAAAGTAGTGAAGAGCATTCCATGAGAGAGGGGATGCTCCAAGTTCATAAGAATGGaggagatgaagatgatgatggcaAATATGAATCAGCCTCTTTGCCTGGTCTACAAAGTAATGGTGGCGAAGAAGACACTGGAGCACACAGTGATTCTACAGAAACAGCATCTGACTTTGAAAATGAAGCTCAAGATGATGAAACAGTGGACTGGCATGGAACCCAGATGAATAGTAATGGCATGCAAGCTCAGATTACAAAGTCGCAGAATCAACCTGTCATTCAGAACTCAAGTCGACTCACTTCATCGGTGGTGAATACTCCTCAACACCAGCAACCAGTCATACAGGCCCATATATCTAACCCCAACCATACTCAAACTGTCATTCAGGCTCGTTTCCCTAATGGTGTGTCAAACCAGCCTGTTATTCATTCCCACAAGCAACATCCAATTAATCCCCAAGCTATAAACCATGCTCAGGACCAGATTACCACTGCACCTTCACAAGCTCAAATGCAAGCTTAcctgacacagacagagaggGACCAAAGTAGAAATCTACGGCTGAATGATAATAGCAATGGTGTGAAGCTGTTTGTTTCAACAGAGGATGACACCAAACCTCTCAGCAGAGGGCCTGGAGAagattttgttttaaagaatTCTGCAGTTCCTCCCATTGGCAGAAGAGTCCAAGGTTCATCTCGACCAGTTTCCTCTGTAGAGGCCAACAACCCTCTTGTCACCCAACTTCTTCAAGGCAGCCTACCCTTAGAGAAAGTCTTGCAGCAGCCTCACTTGGTCAGCAAGCTGGAAATTAATCGACTTCCAGGTGCCCCTGCAGGTAACTCAGCCAGTCGTCAACCTCCGAGAAATCTGGGACCAAGTTTTAGAGGCCCGTCTGATGCAGGAGGATCTATAGAAACTGGTGGCTCTGACTTCCAGCACAAAGCCCCATCCATTCGAGTGTCTCCTGGACCTGGTCGGAACTTTGGTACTTCACCACCGGGTTCTATTCCTTCTCGAACGGCATGCTTGTTTGAGGAAGCTAGCCCAAGATCTGCAAATGTTCAGTTCACTTCTCAACAACCAGGAGGGGCAATGCTCTCAGGAGCAGTGCCTGTCATAACATCCCTCCCCTCAAACTCCTCTGCTAGAACCTCAATTGATGTAAACTCTCAGAATGCTCCAGTTTATGAATCAGCTGTCATTAAGGAGCACCCTGGACCTCTTCCTCCAAGGGGTGAAACTCCAGAGAGGCCAGCTGGCTTTCAACAGCATCCTAACCACCTCTCCCAGTCTGTGTGCAGAACCGCACCTGATGCTCCCTCACCTCCCCACGGCGACCTTTGTCCGTCGGAGGTTGTACCTACCATTAAGATTAACTGGCGCCCAAGCAAGCCCCAACCGCATCAGATCTATCAGCAACCGCTCTCTCCTGTAGGTACAGTAAAAAATGAAGTCTTGCCACGCCCTTCGTGCCAACAAGCTCTGACCAAAAACTCACCTGCTCCAAACGGTGGCAATACTTCTGTTGTAATAACCAAAAAGGAGCCTCTGGACAATTTTCATGGAGGTGGTGGAGCTATGGAAGGACTGATTAATATGGAAATGTCTCTTGTTAGAATGGCCAAGAAGGAACAAGTCAAAAATCCATATGCCCGCCAAGTAGAGACCTCTGCTTCTCCAATCTCCTCATCCCCTTCCTCATCTGCCTCCAGTCTCCCTTACCAGCTATATGGCAAACTACCAAAACTACAGCAGAGTGGGGGCAACGGTGGGTCTTCATCCAGCTTTAGTTATACAGCTAATGTTTCCGTGGTGGACAGTAGCGGGTTCTCCCGCAGTTTAGCCGATGGTGTGCTGCAGCTAAGGCCACGTGTGAGCGTTGGCAACAGTGGAGGACCGGGTGCTACCCTTAGCATTCAGGCATTTGCAGACAGTGCTGCAGAAGAAGTGGCTCTCAAGTGTTCCTGCCGTCTTAAGGCTATGATCATGTGCCAGGGCTGTGGCGCTTTCTGCCATGACGATTGCATTGGCCCCTCAAAACTGTGTGTGTCATGTCTGGTTGTCAGATAG
- the LOC132129219 gene encoding polycomb group protein ASXL1-like isoform X3, translating to MKDKQKRKKERTWAEAARMVLENFSDAPMTPKQILHVIQTKGLKEMRSGTAPLACLVTMLHSQVRGDRVKNSIFFKLPGRMSLFTLKKNALQWTKSPTANESGDGTGTPTASTTSTVEGAEQESCDSTETAAASGENDASVDETSSSASCSTEPQTRLSRSSQSGRQRKKAVMMPRVVLTPLKVNGEHVPSGAAGRRREGSRGGPGPTLRTRSELGWKRTQHFKSVRGLRSGPMKRNRGGVEVDFETPGSILVNTNIRALINTRTFAAFPPHSQQQLLQLLPEVDRQVGPDGLARLSSSALNNEFFTHASQSWKERLAEGEFTHEMQVRFRQEMEKEKKVEAWKEKFFEEYHGQRSGLTREEALKLTMSDAGDVAGAVLNSDSATVATPKRRSVGRRRREGRIRRRSRADLRRRARRTLCKTTTAAVPSAETTESTATPDVEPSVASPVPEATAVQGEVVLQTDFGLEAPEENLSAEAVPSPAPVPTPPPTSTSSTCDEPEVSTDLLPEVPEPAVVSTSSPSSSSSSTSSSSSSPSSSPSSASERQTFAASSDSSSSSSSSTAAVATDPLDDGASVITTGTAGTGASSRESSPAASPATASPAIQLKEQKRRPDESQAFTSFPEKRARMDERQSFRNTVDCVHSEKPQPTTEEPKVPPIRIQLSRIKPPWVKGPPTYQICPRIVPPSEGSRRSGTGARTLADIKARAQQARAQREAAAAVAASGDGGGPGGSGPGGGLGIPDRSSGRRSREHPGPVEPGGGGGRRGRVDLEEQESPASSHSSGPQLQLSSVDSADRPQTSTPLTEPSPSSVSSNPSLPPSESPKTLTLSPTATDSSASQDQVEEICGVEEVTACPSDEASEQTLDTPVPTPSEPESFCSHQEMRGEEAESNESRTNTPVCTSASNDAVSLVPTSIPDSVPRFGAQGVDVIRTLAASSQPWEGDKNGVEHHPGTTGVIQHGSDLKIPKDTLITVRNGWVESSEEHSMREGMLQVHKNGGDEDDDGKYESASLPGLQSNGGEEDTGAHSDSTETASDFENEAQDDETVDWHGTQMNSNGMQAQITKSQNQPVIQNSSRLTSSVVNTPQHQQPVIQAHISNPNHTQTVIQARFPNGVSNQPVIHSHKQHPINPQAINHAQDQITTAPSQAQMQAYLTQTERDQSRNLRLNDNSNGVKLFVSTEDDTKPLSRGPGEDFVLKNSAVPPIGRRVQGSSRPVSSVEANNPLVTQLLQGSLPLEKVLQQPHLVSKLEINRLPGAPAGNSASRQPPRNLGPSFRGPSDAGGSIETGGSDFQHKAPSIRVSPGPGRNFGTSPPGSIPSRTACLFEEASPRSANVQFTSQQPGGAMLSGAVPVITSLPSNSSARTSIDVNSQNAPVYESAVIKEHPGPLPPRGETPERPAGFQQHPNHLSQSVCRTAPDAPSPPHGDLCPSEVVPTIKINWRPSKPQPHQIYQQPLSPVGTVKNEVLPRPSCQQALTKNSPAPNGGNTSVVITKKEPLDNFHGGGGAMEGLINMEMSLVRMAKKEQVKNPYARQVETSASPISSSPSSSASSLPYQLYGKLPKLQQSGGNGGSSSSFSYTANVSVVDSSGFSRSLADGVLQLRPRVSVGNSGGPGATLSIQAFADSAAEEVALKCSCRLKAMIMCQGCGAFCHDDCIGPSKLCVSCLVVR from the exons TCAGGGAGACAGAGGAAGAAAGCTGTGATGATGCCCCGTGTAGTGCTCACTCCTCTCAAGGTCAACGGTGAACACGTCCCATCAG GAGCAGCGGGGAGGCGCAGGGAAGGCTCTAGGGGGGGTCCAGGCCCCACTCTCCGTACCCGCTCCGAGCTGGGCTGGAAACGCACCCAGCACTTCAAGAGCGTACGTGGTCTTCGTTCAG GTCCAATGAAAAGGAATCGAGGGGGTGTGGAGGTGGATTTTGAGACTCCAGGCTCCATACTAGTTAACACCAACATTCGTGCTCTAATCAACACACGCACCTTTGCTGCTTTTCCTCCACACTCCCAGCAGCAACTGCTCCAGCTTTTACCAGAGGTGGACAGACAG GTTGGCCCCGATGGCCTTGCTCGGCTAAGCAGCTCAGCCCTCAATAATGAATTCTTCACTCATGCGTCCCAGAGCTGGAAAGAGCGTCTAGCTGAGG GTGAGTTCACACATGAGATGCAGGTTCGCTTTAGGCAAGAGATGGAAAAGGAGAAGAAAGTAGAAGCATGGAAAGAGAAATTCTTTGAGGAGTACCATGGTCAAAG GTCTGGGTTGACGAGAGAAGAGGCATTAAAGCTCACAATGAGTGATGCTGGAGATGTTGCCGGTGCAGTTCTTAACTCTGATTCTGCTACAGTGGCTACACCCAAGAGGCGAAGTGTTGGAAGAAGACGGAGGGAAGGCCGTATCAGACGGCGTTCACGGGCTGACCTCAGGCGCAGGGCTCGGCGCACACTTTGCAAAACTACAACAGCAGCTGTACCTTCAGCTGAGACAACAGAAAGCACTGCAACTCCAGATGTTGAACCATCAGTTGCATCACCAGTCCCAGAAGCAACAGCAGTTCAGGGAGAGGTGGTCCTTCAAACAGACTTCGGACTGGAAGCTCCAGAAGAAAACCTTTCTGCAGAGGCAGTCCCCTCCCCTGCTCCTGTACCCACACCTCCTCCAACTTCTACAAGCTCAACCTGCGATGAACCAGAAGTCTCCACTGACCTGTTGCCTGAAGTACCTGAACCAGCTGTTGTATCCACCTCGTCtccttcctcatcctcctcttcaacatcatcatcatcatcatcgcccTCTTCTTCTCCCTCCTCGGCCTCAGAAAGACAGACTTTTGCTGCAAGCTCAgattcctcttcttcctcttcctcctccactgCTGCTGTTGCCACTGACCCGCTGGATGATGGGGCTTCGGTCATTACCACTGGTACAGCAGGCACTGGCGCAAGCAGCCGGGAGAGCAGCCCTGCAGCCAGTCCTGCCACAGCAAGTCCAGCAATTCAGCTCAAGGAGCAGAAGAGAAGACCAGATGAGTCCCAGGCCTTCACCAGCTTTCCCGAGAAAAGGGCGCGGATGGATGAGCGTCAGTCCTTTCGTAACACAGTTGACTGTGTGCACTCAGAAAAGCCACAACCTACAACAGAGGAGCCCAAGGTCCCACCTATACGG ATACAGCTCTCCCGGATCAAACCGCCCTGGGTCAAAGGGCCGCCAACGTACCAAATCTGTCCCCGCATCGTCCCCCCCAGCGAAGGGTCGCGGCGCTCTGGGACAGGGGCTCGCACCCTGGCGGACATCAAGGCCCGTGCCCAGCAAGCCCGTGCCCAGCGGGAAGCCGCTGCTGCTGTTGCAGCCTCTGGGGATGGGGGAGGGCCTGGGGGGAGCGGCCCGGGGGGTGGTCTTGGGATACCGGATCGCTCCAGCGGGAGGCGTTCGAGAGAGCACCCAGGTCCAGTTGaaccaggaggaggaggaggcagaCGAGGAAGAGTTGATTTGGAGGAGCAGGAATCGCCTGCGAGCTCTCATTCGTCTGGACCACAACTACAGCTATCCAGTGTAGATTCAGCAGACAGGCCTCAAACCTCCACCCCACTGACCGAACCATCTCCTTCCTCTGTGTCTTCAAACCCATCTCTACCACCATCAGAGTCTCCGAAAACACTTACACTATCACCTACTGCAACCGACAGCTCTGCTTCTCAGGATCAGGTGGAAGAGATTTGTGGAGTGGAAGAGGTGACTGCCTGCCCAAGTGATGAAGCCTCAGAGCAGACCTTAGACACCCCAGTGCCTACACCAAGTGAACCGGAGTCTTTTTGCAGTCACCAAGAGATGAGAGGTGAGGAGGCAGAGTCCAATGAGAGCAGAACAAATACCCCTGTTTGCACCTCAGCATCAAATGATGCTGTTTCTTTAGTGCCCACCTCTATACCAGACTCTGTGCCCAGATTTGGTGCCCAGGGTGTGGATGTCATCAGGACTTTGGCAGCTTCTTCTCAACCCTGGGAAGGTGACAAGAATGGTGTTGAGCATCACCCAGGGACAACTGGAGTTATCCAGCATGGCTCAGACTTGAAAATACCCAAAGATACACTTATTACAGTCCGAAATGGATGGGTAGAAAGTAGTGAAGAGCATTCCATGAGAGAGGGGATGCTCCAAGTTCATAAGAATGGaggagatgaagatgatgatggcaAATATGAATCAGCCTCTTTGCCTGGTCTACAAAGTAATGGTGGCGAAGAAGACACTGGAGCACACAGTGATTCTACAGAAACAGCATCTGACTTTGAAAATGAAGCTCAAGATGATGAAACAGTGGACTGGCATGGAACCCAGATGAATAGTAATGGCATGCAAGCTCAGATTACAAAGTCGCAGAATCAACCTGTCATTCAGAACTCAAGTCGACTCACTTCATCGGTGGTGAATACTCCTCAACACCAGCAACCAGTCATACAGGCCCATATATCTAACCCCAACCATACTCAAACTGTCATTCAGGCTCGTTTCCCTAATGGTGTGTCAAACCAGCCTGTTATTCATTCCCACAAGCAACATCCAATTAATCCCCAAGCTATAAACCATGCTCAGGACCAGATTACCACTGCACCTTCACAAGCTCAAATGCAAGCTTAcctgacacagacagagaggGACCAAAGTAGAAATCTACGGCTGAATGATAATAGCAATGGTGTGAAGCTGTTTGTTTCAACAGAGGATGACACCAAACCTCTCAGCAGAGGGCCTGGAGAagattttgttttaaagaatTCTGCAGTTCCTCCCATTGGCAGAAGAGTCCAAGGTTCATCTCGACCAGTTTCCTCTGTAGAGGCCAACAACCCTCTTGTCACCCAACTTCTTCAAGGCAGCCTACCCTTAGAGAAAGTCTTGCAGCAGCCTCACTTGGTCAGCAAGCTGGAAATTAATCGACTTCCAGGTGCCCCTGCAGGTAACTCAGCCAGTCGTCAACCTCCGAGAAATCTGGGACCAAGTTTTAGAGGCCCGTCTGATGCAGGAGGATCTATAGAAACTGGTGGCTCTGACTTCCAGCACAAAGCCCCATCCATTCGAGTGTCTCCTGGACCTGGTCGGAACTTTGGTACTTCACCACCGGGTTCTATTCCTTCTCGAACGGCATGCTTGTTTGAGGAAGCTAGCCCAAGATCTGCAAATGTTCAGTTCACTTCTCAACAACCAGGAGGGGCAATGCTCTCAGGAGCAGTGCCTGTCATAACATCCCTCCCCTCAAACTCCTCTGCTAGAACCTCAATTGATGTAAACTCTCAGAATGCTCCAGTTTATGAATCAGCTGTCATTAAGGAGCACCCTGGACCTCTTCCTCCAAGGGGTGAAACTCCAGAGAGGCCAGCTGGCTTTCAACAGCATCCTAACCACCTCTCCCAGTCTGTGTGCAGAACCGCACCTGATGCTCCCTCACCTCCCCACGGCGACCTTTGTCCGTCGGAGGTTGTACCTACCATTAAGATTAACTGGCGCCCAAGCAAGCCCCAACCGCATCAGATCTATCAGCAACCGCTCTCTCCTGTAGGTACAGTAAAAAATGAAGTCTTGCCACGCCCTTCGTGCCAACAAGCTCTGACCAAAAACTCACCTGCTCCAAACGGTGGCAATACTTCTGTTGTAATAACCAAAAAGGAGCCTCTGGACAATTTTCATGGAGGTGGTGGAGCTATGGAAGGACTGATTAATATGGAAATGTCTCTTGTTAGAATGGCCAAGAAGGAACAAGTCAAAAATCCATATGCCCGCCAAGTAGAGACCTCTGCTTCTCCAATCTCCTCATCCCCTTCCTCATCTGCCTCCAGTCTCCCTTACCAGCTATATGGCAAACTACCAAAACTACAGCAGAGTGGGGGCAACGGTGGGTCTTCATCCAGCTTTAGTTATACAGCTAATGTTTCCGTGGTGGACAGTAGCGGGTTCTCCCGCAGTTTAGCCGATGGTGTGCTGCAGCTAAGGCCACGTGTGAGCGTTGGCAACAGTGGAGGACCGGGTGCTACCCTTAGCATTCAGGCATTTGCAGACAGTGCTGCAGAAGAAGTGGCTCTCAAGTGTTCCTGCCGTCTTAAGGCTATGATCATGTGCCAGGGCTGTGGCGCTTTCTGCCATGACGATTGCATTGGCCCCTCAAAACTGTGTGTGTCATGTCTGGTTGTCAGATAG